Below is a genomic region from Caballeronia sp. SBC1.
CAAGACGACGGTGCTGCGAATGATTGCTGGCTTCGAAACGCCTACGCGCGGCACGATCAAGCTCGGCGGCCGCGACGTCACCCACGTGCGCACGCGGCAACGCAAGGTTGGCATGGTGTTTCAGTCGTACGCGCTGTTTCCGAACATGACGGTGGCGGACAACATCGGCTTCGGGCTGAAGGTGTTGGGGCGGCCACAGGCCGAGATCAAGACGCGGGTGAAGGAAATGCTCGAGCTGATCAAGCTGCCCCAGCTTGCCGACCGGTATCCGTGGCAGATGTCCGGTGGTCAGCAGCAACGGGTGGCGCTTGCGCGCGCATTGGCCAACAAACCGCAAGTACTGCTGCTCGACGAACCCTTGTCCGCTCTTGATGCCAAGATTCGCGTCTCCTTGCGTGAGGACATTCGCAGCTTGCAGCGCGAACTCGGCATTACCTCGATTTTCGTGACGCACGATCAGGAAGAGGCGCTGTCGATTTCCGATCGGATCGTGGTGATGAACGAAGGGCGCGTGGAGCAGATCGGCACGCCTTCGGAGATTTATAACTTTCCGCGCACGCGGTTTGTGGCGTCGTTTGTCGGAACGTTGAACCTGTTGTCGGGGCAGGTGGTGGACCCGGCGAGCGGAAAGATCGTGGTCGGCGGCCAGGAATTGCGGACCTCGCACGCGCTCAATTCCGCCGATACCGGCAAGCAGCGAATGCTCGCTGTGCGTCCGGAAGCAATCGTGCTGGAAGCGCCGGCAAACGGCCGCAATACGCTTGCGGCAACCGTGGAGGAGGTCAATTTCCTCGGTGCAGTGGTGCGGATCAGGACGCGCGTGGATCAGTCCGTGATTTCACTCGATATATTCAACGACCCCAATCGGCGCTTGCCGGAACGCGGACAACCCGTGGCGCTCGGGTTCTCGCATGAGAATTTGCTGGTGCTGGAGGAGGGGGCTTGAGCGTTGGCTAGCTGAAGCCCTTGAAGCAACTGAAGCGGCTGACGACAGGCGCTGATTCCAAGGGCCGCTTTGCTCACGCCAAGCGGCCTTTTCGTTGAGCGAAACCGGAACGCTCAGTATCTCCGCGCCGTATCTCAGCGCTGGCCCGGCCCTGGTTTTTCCAGGCCGCGGCGTCGTTCGATCATCTTTCCCCAAAGCGACACAATCTCCGCGTCCGTCTCAAAATGTTAAGGTAGTGCTCGGTTTATTTTGAGACGGACAGCAAAAGCGTGA
It encodes:
- a CDS encoding ABC transporter ATP-binding protein, producing the protein MALLEIENLSKTFGTNTVLHQFDMQIERGEFITFLGPSGCGKTTVLRMIAGFETPTRGTIKLGGRDVTHVRTRQRKVGMVFQSYALFPNMTVADNIGFGLKVLGRPQAEIKTRVKEMLELIKLPQLADRYPWQMSGGQQQRVALARALANKPQVLLLDEPLSALDAKIRVSLREDIRSLQRELGITSIFVTHDQEEALSISDRIVVMNEGRVEQIGTPSEIYNFPRTRFVASFVGTLNLLSGQVVDPASGKIVVGGQELRTSHALNSADTGKQRMLAVRPEAIVLEAPANGRNTLAATVEEVNFLGAVVRIRTRVDQSVISLDIFNDPNRRLPERGQPVALGFSHENLLVLEEGA